The Pungitius pungitius chromosome 10, fPunPun2.1, whole genome shotgun sequence genome has a window encoding:
- the gdf3 gene encoding protein DVR-1, with translation MRPNATLVALLAAACLLGTCALSRVEDMRAQERLFLGSMGLSERPRPAGNRLPRRNVPSEIWRMFQRSENSHARESDPCTVSEYGVRGNIIRYVQDQGALPSGWSGGCLEKPLYFNVSVLQPVELLSLAQLEIKFHWKLLQGPRALSMTLYKVIRATLRGADPKAGRRPVLSQSVPAHPEPTSVTLDLTPLAESWRRPGRNYGLLLELLPLGGEPGEEQLLPFRPGNALPLEPAFALPLVRASLVAVSLNPHQCRSRRRRSAVHLPVTPSNVCRARRLYIDFKDVGWQDWIIAPQGYLANYCHGECPFPLSESLNGTNHAILQTLVHSLDPHVTPQPCCVPIRLSPISMLYYDNNDNVVLRHYQDMVVDECGCR, from the exons ATGAGGCCGAACGCGACTCTTGTGGCGCTGCTCGCGGCCGCGTGTCTCCTCGGCACGTGCGCGCTCTCCCGCGTGGAGGACATGCGGGCGCAGGAGCGCCTCTTCCTCGGCTCCATGGGGCTCTCCGAGCGGCCTCGGCCCGCGGGCAACCGGCTGCCCCGGCGCAACGTGCCCTCCGAGATCTGGAGGATGTTCCAGAGGTCCGAGAACAGCCACGCCCGCGAGAGCGACCCGTGCACGGTGTCCGAGTACGGCGTGCGCGGCAACATCATCCGCTACGTGCAGGACCAAG GCGCGCTGCCATCTGGCTGGAGCGGCGGCTGCCTGGAGAAGCCGCTTTACTTCAACGTGTCCGTCCTGCAGCCCGTGGAGCTGCTGTCTCTGGCTCAGCTGGAGATCAAGTTCCACTGGAAGCTCCTGCAGGGGCCCCGGGCCCTCAGCATGACCCTGTACAAAGTGATCCGGGCCACGCTGAGGGGGGCCGACCCCAAGGCCGGCCGCCGACCCGTGCTGTCCCAGTCGGTGCCCGCGCACCCCGAGCCCACCTCCGTCACCTTGGACCTCACGCCGCTGGCGGAGAGCTGGCGCAGGCCGGGACGCAACTACGGCCTCCTCCTGGAGCTGCTGCCCCTCGGCGGCGAGCCGGGGGAGGAGCAGCTCCTCCCCTTCCGCCCGGGCAACGCCCTCCCGCTGGAGCCGGCCTTCGCCCTGCCGCTGGTGCGGGCCTCGCTGGTGGCCGTGTCCCTCAACCCCCACCAGTGTCGCtcccggcggcggcggagcgCCGTGCACCTCCCCGTGACGCCCAGCAACGTGTGCCGGGCGCGCCGCCTCTACATCGACTTCAAGGACGTGGGCTGGCAGGACTGGATCATCGCGCCGCAGGGCTACTTGGCCAACTACTGCCACGGCGAGTGCCCCTTCCCGCTGAGCGAGAGCCTCAACGGCACCAACCACGCCATCCTGCAGACCCTGGTGCACTCGCTGGACCCGCACGTCACGCCGCAGCCGTGCTGCGTCCCCATCCGCCTCTCGCCCATCTCCATGCTCTACTACGACAACAACGACAACGTGGTGCTCCGCCACTACCAGGACATGGTGGTGGACGAGTGCGGGTGCCGGTGA